GTTCGAAAAATTTGTGACCTTGAACCGACGTCCTTCGAATTAAAGTGAGTCAAGATCGAGTCAGTGTTATCTTCTACCTTGCTAACAACGATAGAAAATACTTGCAAATCTGTGAGAGTTGCCGATAGAGAGTGGAAACAACGACGTGACGTCCTCGTGCAACGAAAATCGATCCCATGACCACACAATTCTCCTTGGGGGATTTCAGCTTCTCCTATCTACAGTTGCTTTATGAGAATTATTAGTGCTAATTTACTGCaactgttgattttgttttaggaATTTGACATTCATAAAGGCTAGCTAAACATCAATTCGACGTTCTTCAAGACTTTCCCACATCACTTTTGCTATACATTTGCACTTATCTATTCTGTTATACTGCAAGTTTACCAAGTAAATTCAGCAACTATTTGGACACAAACCTTAACCTTAAGTTAGTTGTACAAGTTTTGTCTGCATTATTTTCACTGCGAGTGAAAAAGGCTTAGCTCAAAGGGGTCCACACACCGACAACTTTTCTTTGCTGCCCCAGGTACTTTCCCCCACATGAGGATTAATGTAAACTGAGTTGGCAAAGCAATTTTAATGCATTGCACATTTAAACGAAAGAGACCATTTTGCCCATGATTCTACTGTGACATCGGTCACCCGAGAAAGAATATTACGTGGCTTAACGGAAGTAGTTGAGGCAGTCAACCATGATTTTACCTTACCCGGTTTGGAAGTCAtagaactaaaaaaactaCGGAACGACAGAACCCGTCTCCCTTCACAATTTGGATAACTATTTAGAGGTAAGATTGTCTCTTGTTGTGTTATTAATACGATTTaaattcataatttatttatttcatcaatttgttttcctacTGGATATTGGCCGGTGGAGTGAAAAGCCTATGCATGCTTTGAAAGCAGGTTTTTAATGTGTTTTACCCATACGAAactttaaaactatttttatctGACGAATTTGAGCTCCTTTTCTGTGGGGCGTCTGAgttaaatatttgaagaagagatctagataattaagaaatattCGAATTACTAGATGGATTTTAGTTCTTTCCTAAGATTGACAAAGAGTGTGAGATTAAATATTTAGTCGATAGCTGGGACTCGAGTCACTCTCCAAGACCAGCTCAAGTTATGACAGAGATGGTTCCAACTTATGACAGttacgagagaaagaaatttctcCAATTTTCAACAGGAGATTCCCTCGCCTTCCGTGGGCGGTAAGTTGTTATATAACTTATCAAAAATTATATCTATCTCTCTAGTCTTTACAGTAATTCTAGTCATAATTATgttgtcgtttttattttgttatatttattttgtcgttCGTTATTCTAGTCATTCTATATATCTTTCTATTCTACATTTAGGGATTATCTCCCTGGCAAAAATGTTGATAAGTACCAACTTTTCATCATGGAAACACTAAAaccgggggggggggtatacCTCCACGCTGCTCAAGTGGAATTGGACAAACTCATCAAAAAAAACttgtagaaaaaaagtgaGTCTACGTAACCCAAAGGATACCAGCATGCATATACACTGCTAGTGTACCTCCCATATGGATTAAGtatgttcaaatattttttttttatttatttttacatttttggtattaatgtcttatttttattttacagaataCAACATCACCATCATAGATTCGATAAAGGACTACGCCGTCACAGATGCGTatctgaaaatgtttgaaacccTCTATCGCAGCGGAAAAGTTCCTGGATACATTTTCCGCCAAAAGGAACAACTTCCAGATGCAGCTGAGCAGCTACCTGTCGGTTCTTTCACAGCAACAAATggtaacattttaatttatttaattgatattagaaattgaaaaaaaattatttttttcatttttttgtagttttatttataGTGTTTATATATAACGTTAACATTAAAACAATGTGCAAATTAGGCTTCAAGGTCCATGGTGATGGACCAAGGCTTATGGTGACGGAGCGACTACTTCTACCAGATGATCGCACAGACGAGATTTATCCTTCTGCAAAGACGTGTACTAATCTGTTGATGGAACAGTATCctgcaaaaaaatccgaacagcgatttttttcaaaaagccatctatcAATATTGCGGGGAACTGTGTTTGGCTTcatatcattattttttattttggagggaGGGGGTGTCTTTCTTTCCACCTTTCACTTTCTTCCTTGCCCCAAATTTTGGCTAAAAGCCAAAGACAGTTCCGTGCAATATTGATAGGTGGCTGTTGGGTTCGTTTATTTGGTGGTAGGGTTCTTCCAGGTGACACTAGGCTCGGCAGCGCTCGTTATTTGTATGATTGTCTACAGTATTAGCAGCAAGACAGCTCTTCTTGTAGATGTTGCGGTTGTGGCAGCGGCTATTGGAGCTCATTAGCAAGAAcaaataagaatgaaaaaaaccgGCTATGAAGTACAATCGCGAATTCGTCAGTTATCGCCCGGCTGAAAAGCGGATGAACGACTGGGAAGGAATTTACAATTTCAATCACGTCAAGAAAGGACTCAAAGTCTAGGCGTCCCGCTGCATGGATTACGGAGTTCCGTTCTGTCAGAGTTCGTTTGACTGCTGAGAAGCTGTTTTACTATTGAGAAACCTTGTAACTAGTACTACTTTCCCCTATAAACAAACCTTAGGCTTAGACTTCCTccttttcataatttttttttgatatttgCAGGTAGTGGACCCGAGATCATACTACGAAACATGCCGATGGGATTTTTGCCAGTGCTCGAAATCGAATCGGGAGGCCTGCGCCTGTTCAAcgtataaattaaattaatatatatttgtatcaagttattttttatgGCGTTTGTATTACAAAAATATAAGgtgacttttttaaatataaacaCTTTGAACTGGAACGTAgtttaaaaagagattttagaaaaaaaaacaaaaaaaaatttgttttttccttcctttctgtCAATCCACAACTGAGATGCAGCATGAAACCGTTGGCTGTAAATTAAAGTCTTCTATGTAGTTATGGATATGTGTTTAGTTATTAGTTATGCGTAGTTTTTGGTGAAACTGCAAATacaaaatgtaattaaatattcTGTTGCAGTAACTTTTGTTGGtttaacatttgttttcttggtAAAAGGGCTTTTTTTATTGCCTGAGAGTGAAAATTTGGAGGATCTGACACTTTTATGGaaatttttcggttttgtGTTTCCTCCAAACACATCATAGATGTCATCTGAAGTGGTTGGTTCTGGAtcaaactttcttttcttagaCTGGGGAGTTGATGGTGAATTTGCTGAACTACTGGCTTTGTGAGCCTCCTTTCCCGTAGTAGATGAGGTTTATTCCTTTTGTTCTGGTTTACAAGATTTCATTCTGTATGAAATAATTGGCGTAGATGTTGTTAATGTTGATATTGCGTTTAGTTTGGGCATTTGAATAACATACAGAGCAGAACTGTCATTTAGTAGCGGTGACTTTGCAGATTCGCCCATTATCTCCACATTGTCCATAACCTCTACGTCGCACCATCTCCAGCTTTCATCACATACATTCTTATCGAAATTGACATCCTCCATTGATGGCATTTCATTGTCGTACATACATTCTGTGTGTAAATCATTTTCGTCTTCCATAAAAACTCTATCATATAGCAGAATGTAGTTGAGTGTAAAGATTTTACTGTTGTTAGTAAAATGAAAGATTGTAGTGATTACCCGCTGTCTCTGTTTGCGACTTTTGACATGGTTATAGCagttttaagttttttcttcagttCTAGCATTGAATTTAATAGAAGACCACATGGCtcatttttttgcaatttagTTGTAAATGGATAAATGGTATCATTGACATCGGAAATTTTATTGTCAAGCTCCTTCAACAAACTGATTCTTTCCTGTAATCGCAAAGAAATTTGATACATTGTTATTACTGAATTAAgtatcaaaatgaaacaatataCATGATCAGAAGAGGGCAGGCAGCAACAAACAGACTCCAACCAAGTGTAGGTAGAGTCATAGAgatcaattgttttattattgttattgtaaGATTAATACTTTTAATAAAGGATGTGAACAATACAATTTAGACACGAAACAAGTTATTCAACAAGTGAAGTTATAAAAACAATGTTAATTCAAACAGAACTTCAACgtttttgggaaaaaagtaaaactcaATACCTGTGATGACACTGGAGACGAGTAATTTGTATCATCTATGCTATGTGATTTGTTTGCAAAATGCTGTTGTGGCAAAAGACGctacaaggaaaaaaatattaatttcgattcttctttgaaaccaaaaaacagTACGCCACAGAAGTTCTTTTACGAAAGCTGAAATCTATTGCACTCTACgtgagaatatttttctgtcaaaaattttttttgcgcaTATCTACAACGTTGTCAAATTTGATTCTACATACCCACGGAGGCTTTAATCTTCAATTCATTTAGTAAATTATTTGGTCAACTTATTTGTATTAAATATAATTAGATTATTAAACCTTTCCTTTTACATTAATAGAATTTTCTTGAATCATtgtgttatttcattttattaaaaattgaattgatttgcaatttagaaaattaatttattttctaaatttacaGAAACGTTAATACAAATGATCTCCCGACAAACCATTACAAATGACTTTGATATGAAATTAAAGTCCATTGAGCTTGGCATCTAGATATTACATCGTTGATGTTGATGGTATTACAGAGGTAGGTTGAGTCGTTGTTGTTTTACGTAACTATTACAATATCGTTGTTGATAAATTAATGGAGAAAAGTTGTGTAAAAAATTGTACGTTACACTTACTAATGCAATATTTAGTGTTATTGGATTAGCTGCTATTATCAGTACTATTCTGGTTGCAGTACAACCTGAATAGTAACCTTCCCTGAGTTCTTTCCAGGATAAAACATCCCAAAGTAAAGATCGCAGCGTTTTTCGATCGATCCAATGTAATAGCCATTTGCACGTATGATGTGTACTTCAAATTGATATTCCGGACTGCTTTGGTTTACATACTTCAACAAAAGCTCCATGtctttattctttaaaattttaacgCGGTCGTGTCCATCAATATCAATCACTAATTCTCTGTATTCCACTTGTGAAACTGCTTCTGTAATTCTaccgaaaaattatttgttatttgaaatgaaatagcaaatatttataaaatgtaCTGTTTGTTCTGACAAGTTTCATCTAGAAGTTGATTCGATTCTTTTGGATCTTTGGGAAAAAAACGGACCGACGTCGTTTTTTGCTTCATCACTATTTAAAAGATAATtagtatttaaaatttgaaatagtaaTTAAAATGGACATGAGAAAGAGTAAAAGCAAAGTAGCCTACCAGGCAGGATGTGCTGAAGAAGTGTGACATTCTACATCACTACTAGAGTGGAAACGAGAGAAGTGTTCATCTAGCAGTATTTTGCTTCCAAGGTTCCACGAACAATCacaaaggaaaattttttgagtGCTATGTTCACGAATCTCATGGGCCGTCCGGTTACCAATCGATGGTATTGTTTTGCTTCAACCAAAAACAGTACAATACACTAATGATTCCAATACCTCTGTTTTCACCGAAGAACATTTGCAGTAATAGCATTAGGAAAATTGGAtcttatttcagttatttccttttttaactgaaataattgtttttgaaagaCCATTTTTTGTGTCTTATTTGCCAGAACCATTGCGGCAGATTTCAGATAAAACAGCCTTTGGCACTCTGTGAATAACATCTAGTCATAGAATATTTCACAAATGTCATATTACAAACAACTATTTTaacagaaatttaaataaatctcGGGAGATTTATGTAAATGAATATAGAAAATTTTACCTTCCACTTTTCTAATATATAATCATTCATCTTTTTTGCACGTGACTTtccacatcatcatcatcatcaacaatcaGCAATAACTCTCTTCGAAAACAACCAATTCCAGTTTCACACGTGTAATCCATTGATTGCATTTGCTGATTTAAAGTGTAAatcttcaaatatttttcacgaaCAACACTTTCAAATTGCTGTGATAtctaattaaaataacaaacacttattttaattacaacatacaaatgttaaaaaggATTACATACCTCCACATCCAGAATAGTTGTATGGTTGACCTTTAAATCCATTTCAAGAAACTAACTAGAACACAAAGCCAGCACACTTTATTTCACAATAAAAGTTTATCTGACCTCAACTGGTTCTCCACATACGTGTAGTAATTGATCGATAGTTAAAATCGATTACAATTATTCGATAATTAGTCTTACCAAAAAGGTCGTGTCGTATCCACAACTGGTAAAACagagaattgaaaaagaaggtTGCTtcgaagaatttcaaaagattATCAAAGGTAATTAAAAACACAATAGTATTCTTTGTTCATGATGTTAATGACAACGAATTATTATATCAGATAAATTTGCCCACTTGGGTAGTGAACTAAATATTGCAACTAGTCTTAGTTgcaatattgaaatttttttggattACCGTTTGAATGATTTGCCACCTGGTCTAACTTGTTCACGTTGTCTCGAAAAAGTTGATCGCACTcttaaaaaccaaaacgaaGATTTGTGCGCTTCATGTCATGGCGGTTATCTTTCAActaacaaattgaaaatgaaaaaacccATGAGCGAATTCGTAATGCCATCATCGACTTCGAAAGctataaattttgttttcgcgATTGCTAGACAATCACGAAAACATGTAATTCACAGCAACGTTTACAACGAATTGAAAAACTTTTACACTACCAACAGGtaaatggcgaaaaaaaatattaagacTGCCTTCAGTATTAATATTCAACATTCCTTTCAGGATGATGCCAACTATCGTGACTCACGTACAAGTATCAATGCCGCCAATTGGGTCAAGCGGAAGTGGTCTTGCTAGTTACAAAGACCTCATTCATCcattaaaagatgaaaaaaggtAACTTACATGCCACTTGCTGATATCGTATACCAGTAAAATTGCGTCGTTCGTTCTACGATTGGACTATATCACTTTGGTAGCATCCAAAATGTCATCGATTTCCTGTAAACCATCGAATTTGGTAAatgtaatttattaaaaattacatttacagCATTAAAGCTAATTAATTGTCTTCagattgaaatgttgaatgaTTTTGAGGATTTGGGAATTCCCAATCAAATGTtcactttttccttgttggtAACGAGACTGTTGCAGGTGCAATGCACCATAATCCATTTACTCTAAACGGTGCAGATATGCTAAAAATCTTCAATGAGAAGCAGGTATTTCTAtagtaattaaaatttttttttaaattataattacaaacaaattttgatgaTTTTAGAGTTTACCATGGACTGTTGAGCTACGACTAAATTGCTATGCCAGACTGTTTATTAATGGATTGGACGGAGGGAGAAACAATCTTAGCAatgtaaacaaacaattcacaaaagaagaaataattggaATTCAAAACCGTATGGCAattattgaagaagaagataaagaagattaaaactcttctttcttttatgctTAAAGAAACGTTTTGTCTAAAAGTCGTGTTTTACACAGTTTCCAAAAAGACTAATACATGTTCCCGATATTACTGggtttttcaaaagattttgtcttccttttttttaatctttatatttcagaattttttttcccctttacattcgaaataatttttaatttagtgataaatgtaaattataaagtgataaataattttagtttGAGTTCGTGTAAAGAAGCTTGTGAATCTGCTAGGCGACGACGTAGATCAGCAGTGTTGAACTTATGTCTGTTCACCTCATTCTCCCACGAATTGCAAattttttgcagttttatTTGTCATTCCTCCAGCAACGATATACACGTGTTTCAAGCTCTGCAttggaaattgatttaaaatccattaaaaaccaaaccaaatcCAAATAAAACTCTTAGATTTCTACCGTAATTTAAACTGGCATTTGAAAGTGTCGTAACGGTCAACAGAATCCAATATGATCCTATGTTTCCCGTATCCACCAATTAGATAGATGAATTCTTTGTAGACACAAAACGAATGGTGCCGTCTGGATGACAACAACctgtgagagaaaaaaggttttgcaaaaaaatttaaaaacaaattaatgacTACAGTCTTACGATGTTTCAATGTTCCAGATGTTTTTGAAACTGTCCCATCGCCAAACGGAATTTTGCCAATTGCTGTAGCCAAACATGTACTCTCCACCAAAGATGAAGACCCTGCCGCACAGAAATCACTCAGATCAATTAATTTACTATTAGATGAAACCTTAGTTATCTTACCTAGTGTGCAGACTTTATAAACGGAAGTTTTGACAAGTTTTTCGTGGATTTTTCAAAGTTTAACTAAACTGTTGAAGCTTTTACTCTTGAAATTATACATCAAATCTTCAAATCGTCCTCACTCAAGACTCGGAATTTAGTGCAAGCGAAGAGCTTGAACACTCTGTCCTCGGGAATGATGTCACTTTGATCGATAATCCAGCGATCGACTATTTCAAGGATCTGAATTTCCACTTTGCAATTGAGGTTGGGATGCTCGAGGAGTTTCAAGAGCAAATCAATGTGTAGTTGACTTAGCAGTTCCCTGCATTCGACGATACTATCAAAGTTGTACAGGAGGTAGTCGAAGGATTGCTTTGTCAGTTCACCAATTATTTTCACAGGTACAGGTACAGGTACTCCGTTGAGGCCGTTAGGCCGTTCTTGAGGCCGTCAGGCCGTTCTTGAGGCCGTTAGGCCGTTCTTGAGGCCGTTAGGCCGTTCTTGAGGCCGTTAGGCCACAATGTGATCATACACATTTATTTGTATTCTCACTTTGTTGTGGGATACGCTTTGCTGTCCTGTATAGCGAGGCGTATCCCATACGCTTTGGTATACAGGACAGCAAAGCGTATCccacaaatataaataaatgtgatATATCATCACATTATCAAACACATGTCAAACACGCTTTCCTATATAAAATGACAGCAAAACGTATCCCACAACAAAGCGTATCCCACAACAAAGCGTATCCCACAGCAAAGCGTATACCACAACAAAGCGTATCCCACAACAAAGCGTATCCCACAACAAAGCGTATCCCACAGCAAAGCGTATCCCACAGAAAAACATGTTGTTAACAagaattaaagaataaaaggtgCAATATCTACTAAATGAATAGTTTGAATGAGCCACCTCTGCCCATATTTGAATATactaagaaaaacataaaacaagaTTTTATTAAGTTTTCATACATTTCCTCGAGTGTGGATCAGTTTTGCGTCAGTGTTAGTAGTGCGTGCGAGAAATAATTACTGCCACGTGAAATTCCTATTTTCTCGTGTTTACAACATTGCGTTTGTATTTTCGTTTGTGAATAATGGAAAAGCACTGGAAAAGAATTTGCAATCCTGCAGCAAAACAAGTTGAGAGAAAAACTTCAGTAGCTAGTACCACAGGGCTCGACTTGTTGAATCGAGCATTAGTAAATACAGAAAGTGATAACCAAAGTTCCATGGCTGTTAAATTCGACAAGATATGTAAGTCATTTTCATTCCTCAACAAAATCGTATCGGTGATGGCGAAGACATGTGGAGGCATTTTGTTTCGATTCTTGTCCTTGTACAAATTAATGATCTTCTCCTTGTAGATGGGCAGTTTCTTGTAGGGGTTGACTACCACGCAAAACGGGCCAGAGTATGTCTGTATataaaaaccaagaaattttAAGATAAATGTGATTAATAATTCGGGTAACAAGTAATATTTCCCAATTagctttattttaaaaaaattttgtttttagtttatctttggtagaaaaataaaattttggtttgcCGTGATGATGAATAAAGGTCATgagattttctctctctgtgatGAAAGCACAACCACTAGAGGTCATTACCACAACAAGAATTGCTCTCATTGATACACAGACACTGAcacgaattcattttttactcttcttttctttttcatctttattAATTGTTTACATTATTTTACACTTGTTTGTGTGTAGAGTATATTCGATTGTCTCTCCAtgcagaaaaacaaatttactttCAAAGAGaagtgaatgaatgaaatcttACAGTGCGTCTAGATTGATTTGTTCTTAAATGTTATATGTACAGAGCTTGAGAATGATATAAAGAGTTAGCAGAACTGATGtgtttaaattaattggtATGCTTACGTAGATTAGTCCAGAGTGATAGCGTTCCTTGATGTTGTAGAGGATTGAGGCCTCATTCTGGAAAGTCAGCTCGGTCATGTCTTCCACCTTGTTGAATTTGGGTGGATTCATATTTTGCAAACTTTCCATTGGCACATGGCAGCGTTCTCCAGTTTCCATGACTTCCATTTCAAACTCGtctcctctttctcctttGATTGAAGCTGAGACAAATCCAAAGTGGTCGTGGGGGATCCATATCAGTTTTTTCTGGGCCCACTCAGCTTGGGTGGTTGAGTCAATGGAGTCATTGTGGTCCACCACTAAGTATTTGAAATAGCGATCATTGCGATCAATTCTGGAATCAGCATGGCCATTATAGGTGGCCATTATGTCTgtacaaaagaaagaacttatttacaattgaaaacaaatatgatagaaattattttgtctGTTAGCAACTAACTTCTGTCTACACTTGGGACAGAGCTGTCAAACAACTAAGAAGTTCACAGCTCAcaatttctcttatttttataacaagGCACTTGAACATCACACACACTCTAAGTCTATGCTGTTGATTGTCTGCTGTGATTTGGGAGCAATATTGCCAAGTCATATGAATGATGTTTGTTCAAGCTCATTCCCgctcaattttttgtttccactcGTCGGTTACGCCCACTTTTCTATCAGGCAGtgcccccaccccacccattCCTCAACAAAATATTActgtttatttaaataataaaaaatcgagGAGAAAATTTTACACGATGCCTTTAAGACACTCCCacaaaacctaaaaaaaactttttcttcttctttcgttgcaACGATAAGGTATAATAAATATCCCAGCAGATCTATAGGCTGGGCGCGAAATAACGGAGGCGAGAGCGGAAAAAAGTCGTGTGCACTCATTTGCCGGCGCCGTTCTATATAACACATCTTTTTCACAAAGCGCCTTTCTAATCTATCCTCACAAATCTTTCGCCCTTCTATCCAACCAAATGCCTTTGATAGAAGTAATATATATGGAAATAGAATTTTCGGCAGGGCGAGGGGGAAtctcatattattattagtctATGAACCTCTGCAAACTAACataaagttttcctttttttaatgtaaaaaaaaattgacatcaGCAATGGCGTAAAACCAAATCACTGGATATATGCTGTGCGATGGACAAAGACGAGTAAATCCAATACGTTCATGACTGGCgaggttcttttttgttataaaaTTATCTTGAATAATAATGAGTAAAAACTCCTCTGAACTCTCGGATTAGTATTGACCCGTTAGCCATTATGATTCAATCGTGTTAGAAAAGggatattataaaaataaagtcttTGATGCAGATTCTTTGTAATTGGTTGTGTACTACTTGTCTTGCATTCCGCGCTGCACAATGTGCCCCCTTTCTGTCGGCAACGCACAAAAAATTGGAACTGtcaacagtttttatttttcaagctAATTTACATCATCAAAGCTAATACATCATTCTCTTTGacaatcatttattttaaatttattgtttccGACGCTACATCATTACAGcatatatttcttatttttttttttaatttttaagtgcAAGATGACGATGGAGTTCTGCACCGTTtgccgaaaaaaaatagtggtTACACGGAAGTAACAAATGGCATGATACCGAAAATAAACGTAAATGCCGAAGAACCTGGATTGAATTGTCAGAATCCTGGACATCAAGGATCAGTACACTCCCTCAAAATGGATACACTCGAGTGTGATCCCTGTGAACGCACTGGACCACCTATGACTCAACGTAGAAATCAATGGAATTTGCAACTGAGCCCAATAATTTCAACCAGACCGATTTTCGTAGTGGTTCTCGTCTCACGTTCCTCCAGTGGTCGAGAAATTAAGCAGAAAATATATGACGACATGAGGATATGcgtcaaagaaaatcaaaggtaaattaattttctgttttcttctttcggttttTTTGGGTGTGGTCGATTGGCGCCACTTGTCACTATTTCTCGCTATTTGTACAAATTCGTTGCAATTTAATTGATCTATGGCCAACGACACAACAATCTTAGAgacaaattttctgtttttgtgtaCATGCGGAATTTTTGGGCATTCAACTCCACTTTGCATTGTTGTTGTGGCGTTGATGTTGCTCGTCTTTTTTGTCATTCTTGTCGATCGTTCTTTTTTCGGCCGCTGCTGCCCGGTccctacaaaaaaatgactgCGGTACTGATTTCTCTATTCGTAGATGTCAggtctcactctctctctcacccacTGGTTGCTGCTCTTAATCGtccctcttttcattt
The window above is part of the Daphnia pulex isolate KAP4 chromosome 3, ASM2113471v1 genome. Proteins encoded here:
- the LOC124190011 gene encoding myosin-9-like, with product MATYNGHADSRIDRNDRYFKYLVVDHNDSIDSTTQAEWAQKKLIWIPHDHFGFVSASIKGERGDEFEMEVMETGERCHVPMESLQNMNPPKFNKVEDMTELTFQNEASILYNIKERYHSGLIYTYSGPFCVVVNPYKKLPIYKEKIINLYKDKNRNKMPPHVFAITDTILLRNENDLHILSNLTAMELWLSLSVFTNARFNKSSPVVLATEVFLSTCFAAGLQILFQCFSIIHKRKYKRNVVNTRK